The Mercurialis annua linkage group LG8, ddMerAnnu1.2, whole genome shotgun sequence genome window below encodes:
- the LOC126661025 gene encoding uncharacterized protein LOC126661025 produces MLILSSPVSTSLPSKQQYGYHPKITKTKPKFIVSMAKESTDSSNNAIEIGAIAAGLVSNPVIGWSLYTLKTTGCGLPPGPGGSLGALEGVSYLVVVGIIGWSLYTKAKTGSGLPNGPFGLLGGVEGLSYLSFVAILVVFGLQFLDNGYIPGPLPADQCFG; encoded by the coding sequence ATGTTGATACTCTCATCACCAGTATCAACCTCTCTACCATCTAAACAACAATATGGTTATCATCCCAAAATCactaaaacaaaaccaaagttcaTAGTAAGCATGGCAAAGGAGAGTACAGACAGCAGCAACAATGCCATAGAGATAGGCGCAATAGCTGCCGGATTAGTGTCGAACCCGGTAATCGGTTGGTCTCTTTACACCCTCAAAACGACCGGGTGCGGCCTGCCGCCAGGCCCGGGCGGCTCATTAGGCGCGCTAGAAGGAGTGAGTTACTTGGTAGTCGTGGGGATTATAGGCTGGTCATTATACACCAAGGCTAAAACTGGCTCTGGTCTGCCTAATGGACCATTTGGATTGTTGGGTGGTGTTGAAGGATTATCATATTTATCATTTGTTGCCATTTTAGTAGTGTTTGGTTTGCAATTCTTGGATAATGGTTACATTCCTGGACCTCTGCCTGCTGATCAATGTTTTGGGTGA